A portion of the bacterium genome contains these proteins:
- a CDS encoding OFA family MFS transporter has translation MEKRRWLVVLGALLVQFCLGAIYAWGAFTKALQDPAGPYAFTATQAQAIFSAGLATFAIVMILAGRWQDKVGPRKVALAGAVLLGAGYILAGLLGGTGFWPILFFIGIVGGAGIGLGYVCPIAACVKWFPDLKGFVTGLAVAGFGAGAFIFVKLAGTWGGFIESYGVNGTFTAFGIIFIISVVAGALLLSNPPAGWRPAGWQPKESEANAPKAEDFKQGECVRTHQFWMLWLTFVFSAGSGLMVIGCLKNFGELACGLSSSVAASALGIMALFNGLGRIVWGTVSQKVGVRRAIAIMCVLQALMLAGILKIGAGEWGLIVAACWIGFNFGGNFSLFPLATAESFGTKNLGANYGAMFTSYGVGGIVMPILAGSLWDMFGSYNGAFMIAALICIFASVLAFIVKPPHHVKSPS, from the coding sequence ATGGAAAAGAGACGCTGGCTTGTTGTCCTGGGAGCTCTGCTCGTGCAGTTCTGTCTGGGCGCTATCTATGCGTGGGGAGCGTTCACGAAGGCGCTCCAGGATCCGGCGGGTCCCTACGCGTTCACCGCGACGCAGGCGCAGGCGATATTCTCCGCAGGGCTTGCCACCTTTGCCATTGTGATGATCCTGGCGGGTCGCTGGCAGGACAAGGTGGGGCCGCGCAAGGTGGCGCTGGCCGGCGCCGTGCTGCTGGGCGCGGGCTACATACTCGCCGGGCTGTTGGGGGGCACCGGTTTCTGGCCCATCCTCTTCTTCATCGGCATCGTCGGCGGCGCAGGGATCGGGCTCGGTTATGTCTGCCCCATAGCCGCCTGCGTGAAGTGGTTCCCTGATCTGAAGGGCTTTGTCACGGGCCTTGCGGTCGCCGGCTTCGGCGCCGGCGCCTTCATCTTCGTCAAGCTCGCAGGCACCTGGGGCGGTTTCATAGAGAGCTACGGGGTGAACGGGACCTTCACGGCGTTCGGGATCATATTCATTATATCAGTCGTGGCAGGCGCCCTGCTCCTTTCCAATCCCCCTGCGGGCTGGAGGCCTGCCGGCTGGCAGCCCAAGGAATCCGAAGCGAACGCGCCCAAGGCGGAGGACTTCAAGCAGGGCGAGTGCGTGCGCACCCATCAGTTCTGGATGCTCTGGCTCACGTTCGTCTTCTCCGCAGGCTCGGGCCTCATGGTGATCGGCTGCCTCAAGAACTTCGGCGAGCTGGCCTGCGGCCTCTCATCCTCAGTCGCCGCCTCCGCGCTCGGCATCATGGCGCTCTTCAACGGCCTGGGGAGGATCGTCTGGGGCACGGTCTCGCAGAAGGTCGGCGTGAGGAGGGCGATCGCGATCATGTGCGTCCTGCAGGCGCTCATGCTGGCGGGGATACTGAAGATAGGCGCAGGCGAGTGGGGGCTCATCGTCGCCGCCTGCTGGATAGGCTTCAACTTCGGCGGCAACTTCTCGCTCTTCCCCCTGGCCACGGCCGAGTCGTTCGGCACGAAGAACCTGGGCGCCAACTACGGGGCCATGTTCACCTCGTACGGCGTGGGGGGCATCGTGATGCCGATACTGGCCGGGAGCCTCTGGGATATGTTCGGCTCGTATAACGGGGCATTCATGATAGCGGCCCTGATATGCATCTTCGCCTCGGTGCTCGCTTTCATCGTAAAGCCGCCGCACCATGTGAAAAGCCCCTCCTGA
- the glnA gene encoding type I glutamate--ammonia ligase — protein sequence MPISKTLKMIEDNRAKMVDFKFVDFPGVWQHFAVPVSELDAGAFDSGFGFDGSSMRGWQPIHASDMLILPDPNTAVLDPFMREATLSLICNIVDPITKEPYSRDPRHIAQKAEKYLVSTGLADTAFFGPEAEFFIFDHIAFDQTSNHAFYRIDSDEGCWNSGCETSQNLGYKPRYKEGYFPVSPTDSQHDLRTEMVLEMEKVGIKVECQHHEVATAGQAEIDMRFSPLVEMGDKLLWFKYVVKNVARRHNKTVTFMPKPLFEDNGSGMHIHVSLWKNKKPLFAGDRYGGMSEMALHFMGGIIKHAKALSAICNPTTNSYRRLVPGFEAPINIAYSSRNRSAALRIPMYSSNPNAKRIEFRTPDPSCNGYLAFAAILMAGLDGVQNRLDPGAPLDKNIYKLSPEELKDVQHAPASLEEALDALERDHEFLLKGDVFTQDAIDTWIEYKRENEVNVMRLRPVPMEFSLYYDI from the coding sequence ATGCCTATTTCAAAGACGTTGAAGATGATCGAGGACAACAGGGCGAAGATGGTGGATTTCAAGTTCGTAGATTTCCCCGGGGTCTGGCAGCACTTCGCAGTGCCGGTCTCGGAGCTGGACGCAGGCGCGTTCGACAGCGGATTCGGATTCGACGGCTCCTCGATGCGCGGCTGGCAGCCGATACACGCCTCCGACATGCTCATCCTCCCGGACCCGAATACGGCGGTGCTGGATCCCTTCATGCGCGAAGCCACCCTCTCGCTCATCTGCAACATCGTGGACCCGATCACCAAAGAGCCGTACAGCCGCGACCCGAGGCACATCGCCCAGAAGGCGGAGAAGTACCTCGTCTCCACGGGGCTGGCCGACACGGCGTTCTTCGGACCCGAGGCCGAGTTCTTCATATTCGACCACATCGCCTTTGATCAGACCTCGAACCACGCCTTCTACCGCATAGACTCCGACGAGGGGTGCTGGAACAGCGGCTGCGAGACCAGCCAAAACCTGGGCTATAAGCCGCGCTACAAAGAGGGTTATTTCCCGGTGTCGCCGACCGACAGCCAGCACGACCTGCGCACCGAGATGGTGCTCGAGATGGAGAAGGTCGGCATCAAGGTCGAGTGCCAGCATCACGAGGTCGCGACCGCGGGCCAGGCCGAGATCGACATGCGCTTCTCCCCGCTCGTGGAGATGGGCGACAAACTGCTCTGGTTCAAGTACGTGGTGAAGAACGTGGCGCGTCGCCACAACAAGACTGTGACCTTCATGCCCAAGCCCCTGTTCGAAGACAACGGCAGCGGCATGCACATCCACGTCTCGCTCTGGAAGAACAAGAAACCCCTCTTCGCAGGGGACCGCTACGGCGGGATGTCCGAGATGGCCCTCCATTTCATGGGCGGAATAATCAAGCACGCCAAGGCGCTGTCGGCCATCTGCAATCCGACCACGAACTCCTACAGGAGGCTCGTGCCCGGTTTCGAGGCGCCGATCAACATTGCGTATTCCAGCAGAAACCGCTCCGCCGCGCTGCGCATCCCGATGTACTCGTCGAACCCGAATGCCAAGCGCATTGAGTTCCGCACGCCCGACCCCTCCTGCAACGGGTACCTTGCGTTCGCCGCGATCCTCATGGCCGGCCTCGACGGCGTGCAGAATCGCCTCGACCCGGGCGCGCCGCTGGACAAGAACATATACAAGCTCTCGCCCGAGGAGCTCAAAGACGTGCAGCACGCGCCGGCCTCCCTCGAAGAGGCGTTGGACGCTCTGGAGCGCGACCACGAGTTCCTGCTCAAGGGCGACGTCTTCACACAGGACGCCATAGACACCTGGATCGAGTACAAGCGCGAGAACGAAGTCAACGTGATGAGGCTCAGACCCGTGCCGATGGAGTTCAGCCTGTATTATGACATCTAG
- a CDS encoding thioredoxin domain-containing protein — translation MKRFLAVATAAVMACAALTSCSKSCPQSQDDKTTAATINGEVITMGDLNKASKDRLAKVETQIYQIKKSVLDSLVEDRIIAAEAKKKGLSPEEYINQEIESKSTPPTDEEVKALYDARKGTMNQPFDEVKDQIRNYLAMNRKARARAELLTKLRSDANVKIDINPPRATIDISGAPEMGSGKITLVEFSDYQCPFCQRVRQTIWKLMEEYDGKIKYVFMDFPLSFHKDAKKAHEATHCAGDQGKYFEYNKKIFENQSKIGVADLKNLAKELGLDTAKFDECLDSGKNAAMVEKSIAAGIQAGVNGTPAFFINGIMISGAQPYASFKELIDSELSR, via the coding sequence ATGAAGAGATTTTTGGCAGTCGCAACAGCAGCCGTCATGGCGTGCGCAGCACTCACGTCATGCTCCAAGTCCTGCCCGCAGTCGCAGGACGACAAGACTACGGCCGCAACGATCAACGGCGAAGTGATCACGATGGGCGATCTCAACAAGGCCTCCAAGGACCGTCTGGCGAAGGTCGAGACGCAGATCTACCAGATCAAGAAGTCCGTGCTCGACAGCCTCGTCGAGGACAGGATCATAGCCGCCGAGGCGAAGAAAAAGGGTTTGAGCCCCGAGGAGTACATAAACCAGGAGATCGAATCCAAGTCCACGCCGCCCACCGACGAAGAGGTGAAGGCGCTCTACGACGCGCGCAAGGGCACGATGAACCAGCCGTTCGACGAGGTGAAGGACCAGATCAGAAACTACCTCGCCATGAACCGCAAGGCCCGCGCCAGGGCGGAGCTGCTAACCAAACTGCGCTCCGACGCCAACGTGAAGATCGACATCAACCCGCCGAGGGCCACGATCGACATCTCCGGCGCCCCTGAGATGGGAAGCGGCAAGATCACGCTCGTGGAGTTCTCGGACTACCAGTGCCCGTTCTGCCAGAGGGTGAGGCAGACGATCTGGAAGCTGATGGAGGAGTATGACGGCAAGATAAAATACGTGTTCATGGATTTCCCGCTCTCGTTCCACAAGGACGCGAAGAAGGCGCACGAGGCAACTCACTGCGCCGGCGACCAGGGCAAGTACTTCGAATACAACAAGAAGATATTCGAGAACCAGAGCAAGATCGGCGTGGCCGACTTGAAAAACCTGGCGAAGGAGCTGGGGCTGGACACGGCGAAGTTCGACGAGTGCCTGGACAGCGGAAAGAACGCGGCCATGGTCGAGAAATCCATAGCGGCCGGCATACAGGCGGGCGTGAACGGGACGCCGGCGTTCTTCATCAACGGCATCATGATATCCGGAGCGCAGCCCTACGCCTCCTTCAAGGAACTGATCGACTCGGAACTGAGCCGATAA
- a CDS encoding S8 family serine peptidase: MGERIGVLVKGRILSAIAFVGVFFAAQALLANPKIDPYLELGFDDGRAKALSISAPFPSVPSSDDAQDDPQVEVFIKVSDVDAARGVVSLAGGSVRVVSGQVMTALIPASRLGMVADAEEVLFIEASKPIGLSNDLAGAEIGLSEVVQATGLPASYTGDGVIIGIVDTGVDYAHPDFLDAEGRSRVLAIWDQSRTGGTAPVEIDDGYGSECLLDSISSGQCPLMDVDGHGTHVSGIAAGGDEKYRGVAPGAHLVVVKYDARLSLESGYADTLFSTKICEAAYYVFAKAAQYGVPAVVNLSLGTHLGAHDGTSLFEQCLAGLVQGQAGRALVAAAGNEYSGDRDYTGIHAGFDPQGEIKATNFVIMKKTGDRVYYIDLWGALGSDLSVGLAMHKGAPAGSPVQKSDMVEKGDKVFGSFDNGKISYLINAIESKSTLNGKQHVGIRIMLGSSVDNPMSYSFDLMVGGTGGFDAWVFPDKPARTIQFTSIEGDIGGEYKYVTGDRVKSIAMPATSPDVIAVAAYATRTSWSAEGYNWQFNGQELGAILNFSSAGPTADPAYTGQKPEISAPGGMIASSLSSGTAVSGQVLSDDGVHYMQAGTSMSAPFVSGAIALMFQNNKNFTQGDVEGFLTKSAYADSFTGSVPNDRWGAGKLDLLKAMEAAVNGVASGDFAAQGSLSMPSENSGGKAGCALATTAATGASAPALVLTMAIALATLSIRRRRS, from the coding sequence GTGGGGGAGAGAATCGGGGTGTTGGTGAAGGGGCGAATTTTATCAGCGATTGCATTCGTCGGTGTATTCTTCGCTGCCCAGGCCCTGCTTGCGAATCCCAAGATCGATCCTTACCTGGAGCTCGGTTTTGACGACGGTCGCGCAAAGGCCCTCTCTATCAGCGCCCCGTTTCCCAGCGTCCCTTCATCAGATGATGCGCAGGACGATCCGCAGGTCGAGGTCTTCATAAAGGTCTCCGACGTCGATGCGGCGAGGGGGGTCGTCTCCCTCGCGGGCGGGAGCGTGCGCGTGGTCTCGGGGCAGGTGATGACCGCGCTCATACCCGCGTCCCGGCTCGGCATGGTCGCGGATGCCGAAGAGGTGCTGTTCATCGAGGCCTCGAAACCGATCGGCCTCTCGAACGATCTCGCGGGCGCTGAGATAGGTCTTTCCGAGGTGGTCCAGGCCACGGGTCTCCCCGCCTCATACACCGGCGACGGAGTGATCATCGGCATCGTGGACACGGGGGTGGATTACGCGCACCCGGATTTCCTCGATGCCGAGGGTCGCAGCCGAGTGCTCGCCATATGGGACCAGAGCCGCACCGGCGGGACCGCGCCTGTTGAGATCGACGATGGATACGGCAGCGAATGCCTCCTCGATTCGATATCGTCCGGCCAATGCCCGCTCATGGATGTGGACGGCCACGGGACGCACGTCTCCGGTATCGCGGCCGGCGGCGACGAGAAATACCGCGGCGTCGCGCCCGGCGCGCACCTGGTCGTCGTGAAGTACGACGCCAGGCTCAGCCTCGAATCCGGATACGCCGACACGCTCTTCTCGACCAAGATCTGCGAGGCGGCCTATTACGTCTTTGCCAAGGCGGCGCAGTACGGCGTGCCCGCTGTCGTGAACTTGAGCCTGGGTACGCACCTCGGGGCGCACGACGGCACGTCGCTCTTCGAGCAATGCCTGGCCGGCCTAGTGCAGGGGCAGGCGGGTCGCGCGCTCGTGGCGGCGGCCGGCAACGAGTACTCGGGGGACCGCGATTACACCGGCATCCACGCCGGCTTCGATCCCCAGGGGGAGATCAAGGCGACCAATTTCGTCATCATGAAGAAGACCGGAGACAGGGTCTATTACATCGATCTCTGGGGCGCTTTGGGCTCCGATCTTTCGGTGGGCCTGGCCATGCACAAAGGGGCGCCTGCCGGCAGCCCCGTTCAGAAGAGTGACATGGTGGAGAAGGGCGACAAGGTCTTCGGTTCTTTCGACAACGGGAAGATAAGCTATCTCATCAACGCCATTGAGTCCAAATCCACTCTCAACGGCAAGCAGCACGTCGGCATAAGGATCATGCTCGGTTCCAGCGTTGATAACCCCATGTCATACAGCTTCGACTTGATGGTCGGCGGCACGGGAGGCTTCGACGCATGGGTGTTCCCGGACAAGCCGGCGCGCACGATCCAATTCACGTCGATCGAGGGCGACATAGGCGGGGAGTACAAATATGTGACCGGGGATCGGGTGAAGAGCATAGCGATGCCCGCCACCTCTCCGGACGTGATCGCAGTGGCGGCATATGCCACGCGCACGAGCTGGAGCGCGGAAGGCTACAACTGGCAGTTCAACGGGCAGGAGCTGGGTGCGATACTCAACTTTTCGAGCGCAGGGCCCACCGCCGATCCGGCCTACACCGGCCAGAAGCCGGAGATATCGGCGCCCGGCGGCATGATCGCCTCCTCGCTTTCATCCGGGACCGCGGTCTCGGGACAGGTGCTGTCCGACGACGGAGTGCATTACATGCAGGCAGGGACCTCCATGTCGGCCCCGTTCGTCAGCGGCGCGATAGCCCTCATGTTCCAGAACAACAAGAATTTTACGCAGGGCGATGTGGAGGGTTTTCTCACCAAGAGCGCGTACGCAGACTCGTTCACCGGCAGCGTGCCCAACGACAGGTGGGGCGCGGGCAAGCTCGACCTGCTCAAGGCCATGGAGGCGGCGGTAAACGGTGTCGCCTCCGGCGATTTTGCCGCGCAGGGTTCGCTCAGCATGCCCTCTGAAAATTCCGGCGGCAAGGCCGGGTGCGCACTGGCCACTACGGCTGCGACGGGCGCATCGGCGCCGGCGTTGGTCCTTACGATGGCCATTGCCCTGGCGACCCTCTCTATCAGGAGGCGAAGGAGCTGA
- a CDS encoding P-II family nitrogen regulator, which yields MKKIEAIIKPFKLDEIREAVQELGVQGMTVTEVKGFGRQKGHTEVYRGAEYVVDFLPKIKIEIVVPEEKAAEVASVIQKRTHTGRIGDGKIFISSIDDVVRIRTGETGESAL from the coding sequence ATGAAGAAGATCGAAGCCATCATAAAGCCTTTCAAACTCGACGAGATCCGCGAGGCGGTTCAGGAGCTGGGCGTCCAGGGCATGACCGTCACCGAGGTGAAGGGTTTCGGCAGGCAGAAGGGGCACACCGAAGTATATCGCGGCGCCGAATACGTGGTTGACTTCCTACCGAAGATAAAGATAGAGATCGTCGTCCCAGAGGAAAAGGCGGCCGAGGTCGCCTCCGTCATCCAGAAGCGGACCCACACGGGCCGCATCGGAGACGGCAAGATCTTTATAAGCAGCATAGACGACGTCGTAAGGATTCGCACCGGCGAGACCGGCGAATCAGCCCTGTAG